In Drosophila innubila isolate TH190305 chromosome 2R unlocalized genomic scaffold, UK_Dinn_1.0 1_C_2R, whole genome shotgun sequence, the following are encoded in one genomic region:
- the LOC117784655 gene encoding probable 5-hydroxyisourate hydrolase — MNTRKLSTHVLETSSGKAASNIKVTVYRLDEIQEWRAIRPSQTNSDGRCLLLDQGEFPMGIYKLTFHVGPYFAAKNMTTFYPAIDIIVDCNENQNYHIPLLLSPYGYTTYRGT; from the coding sequence ATGAACACACGTAAACTTTCAACTCATGTGCTGGAAACGTCTTCAGGAAAGGCGGCATCAAATATTAAAGTGACTGTTTACCGTCTGGACGAAATTCAAGAATGGAGAGCAATTCGTCCATCTCAAACAAACTCAGATGGTCGCTGTCTGTTGTTGGACCAAGGCGAGTTTCCCATGGGAATCTATAAGTTAACCTTCCATGTGGGACCATATTTTGCCGCGAAAAATATGACAACTTTTTACCCAGCCATAGACATTATTGTGGACtgcaatgaaaatcaaaactatCATATTCCACTTTTACTCAGCCCATATGGTTACACTACTTATCGTGGAACATAA